In Bacillus sp. DX3.1, the following proteins share a genomic window:
- a CDS encoding TrmB family transcriptional regulator translates to MDDLLQKIQMLGLNQYETKAYVTLVRQGASSAYQVSKNSGVPRARIYEILNDLEQKGVVMKEEINEAVQYSPLPVDVFLEAVKEKWEETYAYVEKNLKGFEREEPEVDPRVTTLKGEENILAFCRILIRRAQKKVILSMWNPMYEKLLNDLQAKQEECSLKGIVFQVEEPLPGLEVHRKTSYVDNIGNHKWFILSIDGKEMVYGHSIEQKGNAFYTDDPVHVYLLENYIWHDILVNRLVKDNEQNIDSWIAPERDKFFKI, encoded by the coding sequence ATGGACGATTTACTACAAAAAATTCAAATGCTCGGTCTCAATCAATATGAAACGAAAGCCTATGTAACGTTAGTTCGCCAAGGGGCTTCAAGTGCCTATCAAGTTAGTAAAAATTCAGGTGTACCTCGTGCTCGCATATATGAAATACTGAATGATCTTGAACAAAAAGGCGTAGTGATGAAAGAGGAAATAAATGAAGCTGTGCAATATTCTCCGTTGCCAGTAGATGTTTTTTTAGAAGCAGTAAAGGAAAAATGGGAAGAAACATATGCGTATGTTGAAAAAAATTTAAAAGGGTTTGAGAGAGAAGAGCCAGAAGTTGATCCACGTGTGACCACTCTAAAAGGAGAAGAAAATATACTTGCTTTTTGCCGAATATTAATTCGCAGAGCACAAAAAAAAGTGATTCTATCTATGTGGAATCCAATGTATGAAAAACTCTTGAATGATTTACAAGCAAAACAGGAGGAATGTAGTTTAAAAGGAATCGTGTTTCAAGTAGAAGAGCCTTTACCTGGATTAGAAGTTCATCGCAAGACAAGCTATGTCGATAATATCGGAAATCATAAATGGTTCATCTTGTCTATTGATGGAAAAGAGATGGTATATGGACATTCTATAGAGCAAAAAGGTAATGCATTTTACACAGATGATCCTGTGCATGTGTACTTACTAGAGAATTATATATGGCATGATATATTAGTGAATCGTTTAGTGAAAGATAATGAACAAAACATAGATTCTTGGATTGCGCCAGAAAGAGATAAGTTCTTTAAAATATAA